The Dehalogenimonas lykanthroporepellens BL-DC-9 genome includes a window with the following:
- a CDS encoding conserved hypothetical protein (KEGG: det:DET1404 hypothetical protein), whose protein sequence is MSCIYCASIACLCYNRSVDSNGEAYLDIETTGLSPQCCDITVIGIHLFKPPDREEFVQLVGDDITPKNLLAAMEGIGRLFTFNGARFDLPWIRHHLGLDLSAGGIEHYDLMYYCHRRHLFGGLKKIEPLLGIPRSLPEMNGYQAVKLWWRYINDFDHQALATLLAYNKEDTRNLVQLRRLVMNDFAPPPDVV, encoded by the coding sequence ATGTCATGTATATACTGTGCGTCGATTGCTTGTCTCTGCTATAATCGAAGCGTGGACAGCAACGGCGAAGCCTATCTGGATATAGAAACCACCGGACTGAGTCCGCAATGTTGCGACATCACCGTAATCGGGATTCACCTGTTCAAACCACCCGACCGGGAAGAATTCGTCCAACTGGTCGGCGACGATATTACCCCAAAGAACCTCCTGGCGGCCATGGAGGGTATCGGTCGCTTGTTCACCTTCAACGGTGCCAGGTTTGACCTGCCCTGGATCAGGCACCACCTGGGACTGGATCTGTCAGCCGGGGGCATCGAGCATTACGATCTGATGTACTACTGCCACCGCCGCCACCTCTTCGGCGGCCTGAAAAAGATCGAGCCTCTCTTGGGTATCCCCCGCTCCCTGCCGGAAATGAACGGTTATCAGGCAGTCAAACTGTGGTGGCGCTACATCAATGATTTCGACCACCAGGCCCTGGCTACCCTTCTGGCTTATAATAAGGAAGACACCCGGAACCTGGTCCAACTGCGCCGGCTGGTCATGAATGATTTCGCCCCGCCGCCCGACGTGGTATGA
- a CDS encoding conserved hypothetical protein (KEGG: deb:DehaBAV1_0611 hypothetical protein) has protein sequence MNLPVTRTLPPYVSYRTFWNFLEGLKAAIPSRIDRSFWGDRFSGSTGAQLVAALKYLKLIDANGVPTLRLRQIVFAVGAQRADLLRQLAHEAYPFFLESLDPASATYSQLEEKLRENFPVTGDVSRKCIKFFIGICEESGISLSTFITRKSKATRAGGSRKTRRSLPENSSIRPDPAPEQVSESPYPPPQPSAKTATSPDLNRLLLEKLPAFDPEWSDEVKLKWLESFDKLNQQLSDQR, from the coding sequence ATGAATTTACCAGTTACCAGGACGTTGCCGCCGTATGTGTCCTACCGGACTTTCTGGAATTTCCTTGAAGGACTCAAAGCGGCGATACCCAGCCGAATCGACCGCAGTTTCTGGGGTGACCGTTTTTCGGGCAGTACCGGAGCCCAGCTGGTAGCGGCGCTCAAATACCTCAAACTGATTGACGCCAACGGCGTCCCAACCCTCCGCCTTCGACAGATAGTATTCGCCGTCGGCGCCCAGCGGGCCGACCTCCTGCGGCAGTTGGCCCATGAGGCCTATCCGTTTTTCCTGGAATCGCTGGATCCAGCCTCGGCTACCTACTCCCAGCTGGAAGAAAAACTCCGGGAAAATTTCCCGGTCACCGGAGACGTCAGTCGCAAGTGCATCAAGTTCTTCATCGGTATCTGTGAAGAATCCGGCATCAGCCTGTCCACCTTCATCACCCGGAAATCCAAAGCCACCCGAGCCGGCGGGTCCCGAAAAACCCGGCGCTCACTGCCGGAAAACAGCTCCATTCGCCCCGACCCGGCACCCGAGCAGGTTTCAGAATCGCCCTACCCCCCGCCACAGCCATCGGCAAAAACAGCCACCAGTCCTGACCTCAACCGACTGCTCCTGGAGAAACTGCCGGCCTTCGACCCGGAATGGAGTGACGAGGTCAAGCTCAAATGGCTGGAAAGCTTCGATAAGCTTAACCAGCAACTGTCCGACCAGCGCTAA
- a CDS encoding conserved hypothetical protein (KEGG: deg:DehalGT_0733 hypothetical protein) codes for MGTAIDYQKLMTEIVFINLPGPEEPQPGMSGGELLHGFLAELKRAPDANTRAYIESIAAKWSVRFRNTGKCE; via the coding sequence ATGGGAACAGCAATCGACTATCAGAAACTCATGACCGAGATCGTATTCATCAATCTACCGGGGCCGGAGGAGCCGCAACCGGGGATGAGCGGCGGCGAGCTGTTGCACGGATTCCTGGCCGAACTCAAGCGGGCACCTGATGCCAACACCAGGGCCTATATTGAAAGCATCGCCGCCAAGTGGAGCGTCCGGTTCCGCAACACCGGTAAATGCGAATAA
- a CDS encoding cell division protein FtsA (KEGG: deg:DehalGT_0571 cell division protein FtsA~TIGRFAM: cell division protein FtsA~PFAM: cell division protein FtsA): protein MKKTRLAAIDVGTTKVVTIMADADEAGIRVLGVGVTPSRGLQKGMVVNLNEARDAIKRSVGMAEQSAGYKLDGAVVSITGRHIHSTNNRGVVAISRKEETVRPPDVARVLEVARNVTIPGDRRMLHLLPLAYTVDGQEGVRNPVGMHGFKLEVETHMVTASATSLENLVKCFKGAGIGVEEIIFSPLSSAEATLSTDEMQNGVVLADIGGGTTDIAVYKDGNIIHTSVLPVAGYQITHDISVGLGVTWELAEEIKMRYGSVFPVTSDAEEMLSEGGHSFPHSQLTEIIRSRLEEMVRLVLMEVPTEDYQNLLRGGIVFTGGSSNLPGLAELGTEVSRLPVRIGMPPVMYGVSERLNDPAFATAIGLIMWKVNDRTGIQVKAAGPAEGGKFLGLFKRK, encoded by the coding sequence ATGAAAAAGACGAGACTTGCAGCCATAGACGTCGGCACCACCAAGGTGGTAACGATCATGGCTGACGCCGATGAGGCCGGTATTCGGGTGCTCGGCGTTGGGGTGACGCCGTCTCGTGGCCTGCAGAAAGGCATGGTGGTCAACCTGAACGAGGCGCGTGACGCCATCAAGCGTTCGGTGGGCATGGCTGAACAGTCGGCTGGTTACAAACTGGATGGGGCGGTAGTCAGCATTACCGGAAGACATATCCACTCCACCAACAACCGTGGCGTGGTCGCCATTTCAAGAAAAGAAGAAACGGTACGGCCGCCGGATGTGGCCCGGGTACTGGAAGTAGCCCGCAATGTCACCATTCCCGGCGACCGGCGCATGCTTCACCTCCTGCCACTGGCCTATACTGTAGACGGCCAGGAAGGAGTCAGAAATCCGGTCGGCATGCACGGCTTCAAGCTGGAAGTCGAAACCCACATGGTCACGGCTTCGGCGACCTCGCTGGAAAACCTGGTCAAGTGCTTCAAGGGCGCCGGCATAGGTGTGGAGGAAATTATCTTCAGCCCGCTGTCGAGCGCCGAAGCGACATTGTCCACTGATGAAATGCAGAACGGTGTGGTGCTGGCCGACATCGGCGGGGGCACCACCGATATTGCCGTCTACAAGGACGGCAATATCATCCATACCTCGGTATTGCCGGTGGCCGGCTATCAGATCACTCACGATATCTCGGTCGGCCTGGGGGTGACCTGGGAACTGGCCGAGGAAATAAAGATGCGGTACGGTTCGGTCTTTCCGGTGACCTCCGACGCTGAGGAGATGCTGTCCGAAGGCGGCCACTCCTTCCCCCATTCCCAACTGACCGAAATTATCCGGTCGCGCCTGGAAGAAATGGTGCGACTGGTGCTTATGGAAGTACCGACCGAAGATTATCAGAACCTGCTGAGGGGCGGTATAGTCTTTACCGGCGGCAGTTCCAATCTGCCCGGCCTGGCCGAGCTGGGAACGGAGGTTTCCCGGTTGCCGGTACGCATCGGCATGCCGCCGGTGATGTACGGTGTATCCGAACGTCTTAATGACCCGGCTTTCGCTACCGCCATCGGCCTGATAATGTGGAAGGTCAACGATAGGACCGGCATCCAGGTCAAAGCCGCCGGTCCGGCCGAAGGCGGAAAATTCCTTGGTCTTTTCAAGAGAAAATAA
- a CDS encoding cell division protein FtsZ (KEGG: deg:DehalGT_0293 cell division protein FtsZ~TIGRFAM: cell division protein FtsZ~PFAM: Tubulin/FtsZ GTPase; Tubulin/FtsZ, 2-layer sandwich domain) — MAKTIYVPSGARIKVIGCGGAGCNAVTRMVREQIRGVEFVAMNTDAQALAVTEAPLRIQLGERCTRGLGAGGDNRMGRKAAEESKEEIKQVVGESDMVFVTAGMGGGTGTGSAAVVAAAAKASGALTIAVVTKPFSFEGTHRTQVAEEGITELMDAVDTLILIPNDRLFEICDQKTGVDGAFRMADEVLHHGVQAIAEVITVPGIINLDFADVRAVMQDAGPAWMSIGHGKGQNRAVEAARQALTSPLLDVSVEGSKGCIFNVVGNSSLSLFEVNEAADVIRQAVDPEANVIFGVTVDESMKDEVRLTLIATGFADRMTSLDSRDKEITRLLRNIKTEKELEIPAFLRQRGLMGANRRPEPVARPAAPVSNNSFQKRW; from the coding sequence ATGGCTAAGACTATCTATGTACCCAGTGGTGCCAGGATCAAGGTAATCGGCTGTGGCGGTGCCGGCTGTAACGCGGTCACCCGAATGGTCAGAGAACAGATTCGAGGCGTGGAATTCGTCGCCATGAATACCGACGCGCAGGCGCTGGCTGTTACCGAAGCCCCTCTGCGCATCCAGCTAGGCGAGCGCTGTACCCGCGGCCTGGGCGCCGGCGGCGACAACAGGATGGGCCGCAAGGCGGCTGAGGAAAGCAAGGAAGAAATCAAGCAGGTGGTCGGTGAATCCGACATGGTGTTTGTCACCGCCGGCATGGGCGGCGGCACCGGTACCGGTTCGGCGGCTGTCGTAGCCGCCGCGGCCAAAGCCAGCGGCGCCCTGACCATCGCCGTAGTTACCAAGCCCTTCAGTTTCGAAGGCACCCACCGCACCCAGGTAGCCGAAGAAGGCATTACCGAACTGATGGACGCGGTGGATACCCTGATACTGATTCCCAATGACCGATTGTTCGAGATCTGCGACCAGAAGACCGGTGTCGATGGCGCCTTCCGCATGGCCGATGAAGTGTTGCACCATGGTGTACAGGCCATCGCCGAGGTTATTACCGTTCCCGGCATTATCAACCTGGACTTCGCTGATGTTCGTGCGGTGATGCAGGATGCCGGCCCGGCCTGGATGAGCATCGGGCATGGCAAGGGCCAGAACCGGGCGGTGGAAGCCGCCCGTCAGGCGCTGACCAGTCCTCTGCTGGACGTTTCGGTCGAAGGCTCCAAAGGTTGTATCTTCAACGTTGTCGGTAACAGCTCGCTGTCGTTGTTCGAGGTCAATGAGGCCGCCGATGTCATCCGCCAGGCAGTTGATCCCGAAGCCAACGTCATCTTCGGCGTGACCGTCGATGAATCCATGAAGGACGAGGTGAGGTTGACCCTCATCGCTACCGGTTTCGCTGACCGGATGACCTCGCTGGACAGCCGTGACAAGGAGATTACCCGACTATTACGCAATATCAAGACTGAAAAGGAACTGGAAATCCCGGCATTTCTGCGGCAACGCGGATTGATGGGGGCCAACCGCCGGCCTGAGCCGGTTGCCCGTCCCGCTGCGCCCGTTTCAAATAACAGCTTCCAGAAACGCTGGTAA